The DNA window CGCAGTCGCTGGGAGGGGCTGGGCCTAAGGACCTGACCTGGAGAGTCAAGGTGACCATCCTTAGAATTTGTCCCTTCAGTGCAAGCTTAAAACACGTTTAACCACAGTTGTTAAGTCCTACAAACAGCACATgcacgcgcacgtgcacacacatgcatacacacacagacacacacacacacacacgcacacgcatgcatgcatacatcttTCTACAACACTGTAAAGGCTCCAGGACTGAGCATGTGTAGGTAGGTGACCTTCAGCTGGGAGTGTCTCATGGATTTGCTCCTGAAAACCACATGTCCTGTGGAGGAGACCTGTGGATCAATCCCATCCCGGCACTGGCTCTGCTTGGTTAGTGGCTCTGAAGTCCTTTATAAAGCCAGGACTAAGTCTAAGACTGCATTAGGGACTGCAGGAAGGGTCTCAGAAAACCCCTAAGCAgaactccccctcccctgcctggcAGCTCTTGAGTAAGCAGGTATAAGAAAAGGCTTTGCCTGCTTCTCCTAGGCTGTACCTGGTGTCTGAGGCCTTTTGACCCCTGTGGTGTGACTGGTTTCAGGTTGCACACAGAGGTGGGGCATTGTACTATCTGTACAAGTCTTAGATAAGGAACATGGCTGTTACAGATGGATCTGGGCCAGCCCCAGATAGGTGCCACCTTCCAGGGACCTCAGCAAGGTCAACCCGGCTCAGGGTGTGGTGAGTACACGCATCGTGGGGTCCTTACAAGCCGACTGAGGTTGCAGCGTGCACCCCATACTTTGCAAGCTAGCTGGCTTCATCATGCAGGATGCATCCTAATGCATCTGTAGCACCTGCTGCCCAGACTAAGGAAGGAAATCCACGTAGCAGTCTGTACTGTGCTCACTCGCAGGTAGGTTTCAACCAGTCAGAAAACACCACCATCGCATGCCACTTCCTTACTGAGTACTGCCGACTTCTCAATCTACAGTCTTAAGATAATTAACTACTTCTGAgaaatttttgtatattttcagagatgtcttatttttaattttatgtcctattttaaaatcattatccTTGTTTCCAAAATTCCAATTTGTACATCGCGGATTTATCTTCTGCTTTTGTCTCCCCTCAGATTTCCAGAGTTGGAGGTCATGAAGCATTTACACTGAAAGGGAGCCACAGTCTTTGTGCCAAATCAGATCTACCCAAATGCAAGTGCAgggcggtggtggtgcacgcctttaatcccagcacttgggaggcagaggcaggtggggttTGAAGAGTCTGAgtgcagcctggtctacagagttagatcaaggacagccaaggatacacaaaGAACCCTTGTCTcggggaaaaataaaagcaagtctTCAGACAGTGAGATGGAAAGAGTTATGCTGGTCCAGACAGCAACGGGGCCTGGGGATCGACGCTCTTGAGAGAACATGGCTGGGCTAGGGTGCCAAAGAGGCTTCTATAGTGCCAGGCAGCACCGAGTGGGCCTGAAGTGGCAGCTGCCGCCTTTCTCCTTGCTTCAACTTGGCTGGTGAAAGCCAAAGCAGCACCTAGTGCGTCTGGAGCGCCCCAGGGTGTCATTCCCGAGATTGTCGCCAGGTGGCGCCAGAGCCCGCACATCCGGCTTCAGCAAGTCTCAAGCAAATTCTCCCTTGGAATGGGAGGGAGGCATTGCTTTCCAAGTCTTATAAATACAAAAGCAGAAAGAATAGTGCTGTGAAAAGCTAACCCAGTTTTCCTAGACCTCAGCCTGGGCTCCTGTTCATCTCTAAAAGCCCCAATGTCGTCTCAGGTGTCTTTCAAGGCCGTTCCTTGTGACATGAAAAAACTCACCTGGGCGATCCAGACTAATATCCCTGCGACAACATCCGTCACTTAATCTTGACGGCAAACACCTTTTCCAAGGCAGCCAGGCCTGTGCTGTTAAACTGGGAGCCACAAGCCTCAGATTATGAGATTATGAATGAGAGGTGAGTGACTGTCTCGGCGTGTAACTGACACAGCGATGAAGTTGATGTTTGAGCCCAAGTTTGCCAGACGGAGAAACCTGCACACTCAGCAGCGTGCCTTCACGCCCCTACTTCTTGTCAAGACAGGTTgatcccaccccacctccaaccGTCTGGCCACATGAGCTGGTGGACATCAAGAAAGTTTCACTGTTGAGGTGGTAGCTCTCTCACTGGTGGGAACCAGTTATCCGCAAGGACAGCTGCAGAGTAGGGCAGTCTGTTACCACAGGGACCCGTTCCTCCTCCTCTGTGGGCATCTCTCCACACCATCATACAGGCCAGCGCGTCTGTGGATGGAAGAGAAGAGCTGGGAAACAATCTAACTGCTCTTCATGAGAGCGGGTATAGAGAAAACACAGTGGAGGTTTGGGAAGGAGGACTCCTTCTCTCATCAATAAAAGGAGAGCTAGGAGGGCAATCAAAGCCTTAGGACAGCtatcctgtattttctttctaTTGATGGAATAAACACAAAGGccaaaagcaactcaggaaggaaagggtttatttcagctcacagctgTAGTCCATCACAAAGAGAATTCAGGGCGAGGACTCAAACAGGTAGAAAAGCAGGACCATGCAGGAATCTTGCTTAccttactgacttgctcttcttggctttcttctctttatttcttatacaatccaggacTACCGCCTGGTGGGCAGAGCCCATAGTAGTCTGGGCTCTCTGCTATcaaccatcaatcaagaaaaagCCCCACAGACATTCCCACAGGCAATTTcccagttgaggttctctcttcccaagtgTTCAACTGACAAAAGACTAACCAGTATAATTGACcccttgtcagcttgacacacatATCGCTATTAAactataacctttcttttcttcttttcccctaAGATTTCATGTTAATATCACAATATAAAGCATAGTACAACTTTAAGGTCTCATAGTCAGATGGGCGTGGtagtgcactcctttaatccctcaaaaggcagagacaggcatatttctgagttcaaggccagcctggtctacagagaaaattACAGGACAGtcagactacacagagaaatcctgtctcaaaaaaggggggggggagaagaggcatcatttttaattttttttaacactttATAAAAGTCCAATGTCTCTAAAATACCTACAGTCTCTTAACTTTGGgattctattaaataaaaaattaacatacTTTTTTATTCTAAGAATAATAAGGACACAGTCACAATCAGAGCAAAACTAGACTCCAACCATTTTGAATAGGTCAGTGTCTGATGTCTGGGACTTACAAATTATCTGCTCTCCAAAGGGCTTGGATGGGTCCACCTCTCTATGTCTGCCATCTATAGCATGCACAACATGTCTGATGGGCTCAGGCCAGCTCCATGCCACACCCACCACTATCCTTGGTGGTTATCCACAGTCCTGGCATCTACAAAATGCTGAGGTCTTAATTCCAACTGAGGCGACATGTTCAACAGTGGCCTCACCTAGCCTCTGCAGGGACTCTGATCCTGGTACACGGTGCTGTGAGTTCTGGATTGAACCTCCTCcaggacctcttttttttttttttatatttattttatattttatttttttcttttcttttttttcagagctggggaccaaactcagggccttgcacttgctaggcaagcgctctaccactgagctaaatccccaaccttccaggacctcttgaatgagagtCTCTGAGACAATGATCGatgcaatagcaagaggagtttaattccagCAGGCTGGGGACCTCCCATTTCAAGCGGAGAGGACCCCAAGCAGACtctgacagggagttatataccttgcaaacaattgggagcagaattcaaacaattggtaaCTAGGCAAGGTATTATTGATGGGGCAAAGTGACCTCCAAACTGACTCGTGATCAGTGGACCATTCTGGGCTTTCCAGAGGGGATGGTTGGGAGTCAAGGGGAGGTCAGTTGGaagtcacaggtagctttgtttgacagtttggTTTGCAGTTGCTCCAGGAACTAACTACTCcatggaagggaggggtctttgtgcCTGGAGGATTGAggtggaactttcccactggccttagattgaccccaacttTGGCTCTTTCTGTGCTAAGCCTTAGCTTCTTCAACCAGAGATCTTCACAACTGAGGCTTCACCTTTACCAATGGCTTCTTAGCCTCTCTGCAGGGGTTCCAACTCTGCAACACgatgccaagcctcagctgctctccgtGACCCCTTCATTCCTTTAAAACCAGGAACATGTGGGAGACTCATGTTACCAAGTTCAGCCACCAGCTAGAGATGCAGCCTTGGCCCCCTCTGAACCATAGATTCTGTATTCTGTTCCTGAGGAAATACCTTTGCAAAAGATTTTACCCTAATGATTTATCTATAGCTATATTcatatttgagacaaggtttctctgtgtagccctgggctgtccttgaactcacagagatccccttgcttctgcctgctgagtgctggaattaaaggccttgTGCTGCTGCCACCTGGCAGGCCACCAATGGAACCTTTGCTTCCCTCTGAACTGTCACAGGCCAGGCCCCGATTTTCTGTACTACTCTCACTCTGTTTCCCATGCTGAACACTCACTGCCAGTTCCGACCCAAAGTTCCAAATGTTTGCACAGTTCTCCCCAAACAACATGGCCAGTCTGCCACAGTAATAGTCCGTGTCCGGtgccaatttctttcttttttttcattttctttttttcagagctggggaccgaacccagggccttgtgcttgctaggcaagcactctaccactgagctaaatctccaaccccttagCCTTCTTTCTTAAGCAAACCAGaaccaccatcccagggatgggACTGTCCACACCAGGcagaccctcccacatcagtgatcaatcaagaaaatgcccctcaCACGTGTTCACAGgaaatctgatggaggcagttcctcagcagagcctccctcttcccaggtgactctagtttgtgtcaaggtgacaaaaagTGAGTCagtacaacaaaaccaaacactgaaGGGACAGCTCCACTGCTGAGCGTTGACTTCTGTTGATGTCACACAAGTCATTCAGGGAAGCTATCCTTCTCCATGGGGGAGCATGTCACCATTAGAGTGGGAAAGCCAGCAAGGCATAGAGAGCACTGACAGATGACCCAACTcctgcacacatgctcatacacacacacacagacacacacagacacacacacacacacacatacacacaccatgcacttgttcatgcacacacatatgtgtgtatataaacacATATCCCACCAACAAAGACCTATATGCCCCCCAgctgacacacacgcacacactcatatgcacacacaaacacacatacatacaccatgcaCTTGTTCATGCTCAATTTACAACTTGTTCCTAAACATATCCCAACCACAAAGACCCATAAGCTTCCCCCGCCGGACACATtgacacacctgcacacacagacacaagaaaaCAACGCTGAACCTCACTGGGATCCTGATTCAACTCCcaagctgtattttttttctttgctgtgtTTTTTCACATtcattgtgtatgtgtagttGTTACCAGTACATCAGCCACTGAGTCCTCTCTCATGACCCAGAAATTCGTGTGTCCAAGATGAGAGAAAGGCAGGCAACCATCTTACTGTCACGTCCTGGTGTCTGTGTGACCCTGAGATGGGTGAGGTAGAGCTGGGCTTGTCCCCAGTTCCCTTCGCCTGTGCTCTGGGTGGTTCTGTAGACAGGGTATCAGCTCGGTAACTGCTCTGCCCTCGTAACAGATTTGATACACAACTGTGAACAGTGGAAACTTGTCCAGCAGCCCCTTCTGCTTGAGGATGCGGTACACCTGGGCAGAGGTGTGTGGCCCTTGCAGCTTCTGTCCCTTCAGCATCTCCTTCTCCAACTCCTCAAGGCTTTTTCCTGTCCTGGCGAAGGCTTCCGCTACCTTTCGGTTCCGCCCCCCGTAGCAGGTACTGATGAGGTCAGCCACCCCGCAGCTCTCCAGGAAAGTGGCTATGGACACTTGGCCCTTGGAGAAGGTCCTGACAAAAGAAATCATCTCCATGAGGCCCAGGCGGATGACAGCAGCCTTGGTGCTGTTTCCACAACAGAAGCTGTCGCAGAACCCGGACCCCATGGCGACAATGTTCTTTAGAGCTCCGCACAGCTCCACCGTGTCTGGATCTTCAACCACAGTGACTCGGAAGTTGGGGGTCTGAAACAGCTCTTTGAAGAGAAGGCCGTTCTGCAGCACCTTGCTGCCAATGGTGGTCTCGCAGAACTGCTCTGCAGCCACCTCATTGGCTAAGTTGGCCCCCATCAGCACGCTGACATCTATGTTCACCTTCTCTCGGATGATGTCAGAGATAAGCTTCAGGCTCTCGGGGCCTTCGTCTATGCCTTTGATGAGGGTGAGGCCTCGGGCTTTCCTGGGCACCACTTCAGCGAGTTCATCACAGATTTTTCGAATGAACTGGTGTGGGAAAGCAAACACCAGCAGGTCTGCGTCCTGCACAGCCTGGCTGAGACTTGGAGTAGCTATCACATTCTCGGGCAGCCTGTATCCGGGAAGGTACTTTACGTTTTCGTGATCAGTGTTGATGATGTCTGTCAGCTTCCTCCCATTGACGATCTCTTCAAATACCCACATCTTGACCGGGGAAGCGAACTTCTTGGTGGTCTTCACATTGTTCCCAATGATTTTTGAAACAGCTGACGCCCAGTTCCCTGAACCCACGATGCTCACTTTCAGGGGTCCCGGCAACACTTTCAAGCCGATATCCTGCTGTGGGGACGGTGCCTTCTCAGCTAGCTGCTGACCACCATCTATTTGGTCTAGCCTGCTGGTaccctgccctgcctgcctccctacCTGCTTAAAAAAGACATTTACAACCCGAGTGTAGTGGGTCATGACTAATTCCAGCACATGAAGGCTCAGGCCAGAGAATGGACTCAAGTTCAAGGAAAGCTCGAGCTACAGAGAGAGACTATCTGAAAACAAATAAGATaaatagagatttttaaaaaggaaagctgaatgtaactcagttggtagTGTGCTGGGTTAATgtgtatgaggccctgggttctagaCCCCAGCACCGCCGAATACAGGAGTGCTAGTGAATGCCTGTGAgtgattccagcactggggagatagaggcaggagaatcagaagttcaaggtcagcctcagctccAAATAGTTTTGAAGCCATGactcaaaatgaataaatgaatgaatggataagcCAAATCAAAAGACATTTATAAGATGACTTGATGTTTAAACGTGGCATATTTGATAAAATCGAGAAAGTAGTATGTTTTTTACAAGCATGATTATGATTGCAATATGTTTATAGatatgtttgttttgaggcaaggtctcctgtttttcaggctagccttgaacttctgatagtCCCACATTCACCTTTGGAATGTTGTATTTGTaagcatataccaccatgcctggtttatgtggtgcagggaattgaacccagagtttCATGTATGCTGGACAAATACTCAACTGAGTTCCATCCACAGCCCTGACCACACATATATCATAAAAAGAAGGGCTAGGTGTGGTAATGCAAGTTTTTaaacccagcacccaggaggcagagacatgtggatctttgtgagttcaaggccagcttgtttTAATAGCAAATTCTATGCCAgccagaaatatatataaagaccctatatataaatatagattatatatttattatcatagtattatatataatatgatgctatgtaatatatatgatatatgacataatatacatacactatatataatatacattatacattataataaatatcatatataatatgatatataatatgtatattattatacatatcattatatattatattaaattgtaaaattatatataattatatagcaattatataatatgatataaatgatataaatatgatataaaatatgatacaatatatacatatataaatatatattttatatatatgtatacacacacgtaGTCTTCATCTTTTGGAgatagtgtgtgcatgcatgtggaggccagaggttgatattACATTTGTTCTTCAGTTGATTTCCACCTTATTTTAGAAGACAGGACCTGTCATTAGATCTGGAACTTGCTGATTGGACTAGACTGGTGGCCTACAAGTCCCAGggccttctgtctctgcctccctggtgagGGGATCACATGTGCTTTCAACGTGGGATAGAAACTCAAATCCTCGTGGTTACCTGGAAAGCATTTTATTAACTGACCCATCTCTTCATCCACGAtcaatagttttgttttgttttgtttttaagggttAAGGATATTAGATGGGCAGTAGGGCCGCTtacttagcatgtgtgaggctctgggttcaatctctagTCCTGAGGGTGGGGGGAAcaagttaaaatgaaaacaaacaagatatAAAAACACAGGATTCATCCCAGGGTAACTAATCATAACTCCCAGAGGAGCCTGGTAATTATGAAAAGGGAAGTGCGTACTCTGTAAGCCACTTGCCTCACTGTTACGAAGTGCCTGACGCAACTCAAGAGGAGGCACGGTTCTCTTGGCTCACGGTTTTGGAGACTTAATAATGGTCAGGAGGCTCTGTTGTTCTCACACCTATAGTGAGGTGAGGGAATGGTGGAGGAAAAGAGCTCACCTCATgacatccaggaagcagagacagagaggaagggaccAGGGACAAGATACAcccttcaaagtcatgttccccAGTGACCTACATCCCCCAACTATACCCTACCTGAACAGTTAACTCAACTATGATGTCATACATGGCTTAGTCCCCTGATGAGGTCAGAGCCCTTATGATCCAATTATGTCCCCAAAGCTTATCAGTTGGCATGGAGTCCTTAACCTGTGAGACTTCTGAGAACATTTTAGGGTCAAACAACAACATGAACCTACCATATGAACTCCCCATTCCTCACCGAAGCATTTGTacaaaagacatgaaaaaaacaaataaacttgTGTGAGAACATAACAGTGACTCTTTTAAAATTGTTCTAAACTGGACTACTTACATTTCCATCAAAAGCAAAAACATAGTAGAGTGCTAGCCAGCAATAAAAACTAACAAACTATGCATACAGACAGCTACACAGTAACTTTCCAAATAATGCTGAGTTAAAGGGCAAAAAGGAAAAGTGGTACCAGgtgatttatttcagtttatttttttttcttttctttttttcggagctggggactgaacccagggacttgcgcttgctaggcaagcgctctaccactgagctaaatccccaacccctcagtttaTTATTTTGATAACTCAGTGGGACTGTTAGAGACTATGGGAGAGGAGTGAATGGGTCACCATAAGACACAAAAAAACTTCAGGGCATAGAGGATACAGAATCCATTTTGATTGGATATAATCTCCATCTTGACTGGATATAGTCTCCATCTTGATTGGATACAGTCTCCACCTAGATTACTGCCTTAGGGtattactgttgtgaacagatatcatgaccaaggcaactcttataatggtcaacatttaattgaggctgtcttacaggttctgaggttcagtccattatcatcaaggcagtatccaggcaggcatggttcaggaggagctaagagttctacatcttgggctggagagatggctcagcagttaagagcacccgactgctcttccagaggtcatgagttcaattcccagcaaccacatggtggctcacaaccatctgtaaagagatctgatgccctcttctagtgtatctgaagacagctacagtgtacttatatataataaataaaataaatctttaaaaaaaaaagagttctacatcttcatttgaaggttgctagcagaatcCTGGCTCATAGGCAGATAAGGTAAGGGaattaaagcccacatccacaaggccacacctcccaacagtgctactccctgggccaagcatacacaaaccatcacaattaTGAGGATGGTAAACACCATCAAattgcatattttaaatattttcaatttggTAAATATCAATTATTTCTCAATAAGGCTGTTAGAATAAAATACCAGACATATCAAAAACAAGAATtaattacagaaaaccaaaggaagagtaAAAAAAATAGCAATAGATTCACAGGTGATCTAGACATTAGAGTTAGTGAATGCACATCTTAACAGAATCCgttaacagagagagagagaggagagagaggaaaggaaaagacaaaagtttaaaagttaaaacaggggctggggatttagctcagtggtagagcgcttacctaggaagcgcaaggccctgggttcggtccccagctccgaaaaaaagaataaaaaaaaaaaaaaaaaaaaaaaagttaaaacaaagatGTTCAAGAGTAAAGcatggagatgtggctcagcagATAATAGCACacctgctcttgcagatgacccaaGCTCTATTGCCAGCCCCCACAGGGCAGCTCCCAGCCGGCTGTGACTCCATTTCTAGAGAGTCCCAATCCCTTTTTTGGCCTTCAGGGGCTTTGCTCACATAtggtacagacacacatgtaggtaaCACTCATAGAAATACAGTTGCAATAAATACATCTTATAAAAATTTATTTGATCTATATAGATGCTTCAtctacatgtgtatctgtgtcctACTCTCATGCCTGGTGCTTGGAGAAGCCAAAAGAGagagcaccagatcccctggagctagagttacagatatcTGTGAGCCTCAGTGTGGGTGCTGTGGAGCCAccgcctgggtcctctggaagatcggTCAGTGCCCTTAGCCACCGAGTCACCTCATATATGTGTTCAAAAAGAGAAATATAGGCCAATGGGTTGGTTCAGCAGGTACAGACacctgctaccaagcctgatgatctgaagTCAGTCCCCCGGACCCACataaggaaggagaaaaccaactccaaaATGTTGtcttcgggttggggatttagctcagtggtagagcgcttgcctaggaagtgcaaggccctgggttcagtccccagctccgaaaaaaaaaaaaaagttgtcttctggccaATTGatgatggtgcacatctttaatctcagcactcagcaggcagaggcaggcagatctctgtgagttcaaggccagctaggtcttcagagagagagagagagttataggacagccagagctgcacagagaaactgtctcaaaaacaaacaaacaaacaaacaaaccaaaagaaaactgtCCCCTGATCCCCCACATGAGTTCTTCTAATACagaattatgtaaataaataaaaattcaagaagaaaaacataaaatatttaaagtaaatttacatgtgtgcatacaggtCTTCGTGtgtttgcatgagtgtgtgcagaTACATTTATGCACACATAAATGGGGAAGTCAAAGGGCAAACTAAGGTGCTATACCTCAAGCATGGTCCATTATTTGTATacttattaattcatttatttatttgagacagacatatacatatgcataatttaaaataatacaaataggggttggggatttagctcagtggtagagcacttgcctagcaagcacaaggccctgggtttggtccccagctccgaaaaaaaaaaaaaaaaaaaaggagagaagattAACTTTATTAGAAACTTGAGTATTAAAAAGTGAATTAAGAGAGGCCTTCATTGCCACCTGGTGCTGATGGGCTGGGGTGGGGAACACGCCACTATGATAAGCTGGTATGTGgtgaagaaagagaagcagaagtctGTGTACTGAAGAGGGAGAACTGGAGATGTGATGGCGGTGAGAAACAGCCTGGTGTGAGTAGCCTGTGCGGCCACCTGAGGTCGTGGTTATGCCCAGGCCATGTGTgggtccctgtccctgtcccagcAGAGGTCTGTATAGATGTCTGTGTTCCATGTTACCCACTACAAAAGACCATGAGGACTTCTGTGTCTGGGCTGCCTCCTGGAGCCATGTTGCTGTCTGAGGACTAAGCTGAGCTGACCCACTTCTCACCGGGGTAGCCTGGGAGACCAGGCCTTGATGGTGGGGGCACAAGAGAACTGACTGTCCCCTGGGCAGCCTGGGAGAGCTCCCCTTGGTGGcatgggtgcaggagagctggtgggctgaccaactctgcaaccacccaggcccagatccagttgttggagtaggtgtgtcactgtgggtgtgagctttcgAACcatcaccctagctgcctggaagccagtgttctgctagcagccttcatttgacgatgtagaactctcagctcctcctgcaccgtgcctgcctggatgctgccatgttcccaccttgatgatgatggactgaacctctgaacccgtaagccagccctaattaaatgttgtcctttataagagttgccttggtcatggtgtctgttcacagggcTTGGAGTTGGCCTTCCCCAACATCTACCTAGTCtaaaagctgcaggatctccatgacacagggcaacagcagcaTATATGAGAGGACTCCCTGTGAGGATCCAGTGTTGATGGAGTAGCAGAATCCAGAGGCCTccaaccagaccagtgactcactgCAGTGAACATTTGTAAGTGAAGATGTGTAACAAAATGGTATACTGCAGGAGACACTGACATACTGCAGCTTCCACAGCGAGAAAAATTTTGAGGGAGTGTtacaagggtggagggtggatcTGGAGGGACTGGGGGGGATGAATGGGATTATGGTGCATGATGAGAAAtttacagaattcacaaagattaataaacagaaaatataacTGAAATTAAGACTCTAGAAGAGAGGCTGCATAGCACACCAGAAGATCAAATAAGAGGGTGTGTCTGTTCGCAGTAGGTCAGGAGGAAGGATGTAGTTGCTCCGAAGAGACAGCCAAGATGGACATTGAGATACTCGGCAGGTAGAAGTCCTCACTCTACAAGCCTGGTGTCCTGATTCTATCCCGGTATCACAtagcagagaactgactcctgacagttgtctgacctccacatagcTCTGtaagtgcgcacacacacacacacacacacacacagagagagagagagagagagagagagagagagagagagagagagagagagagaatggagaaagTCGATTCACCCAGGGCAAGTCTGCTTTCATGATTGATACTGGGGTCCAGCGCAGCAGAAAGACAACGACGGAGTGGTATATAAACAAACAGCTGCCGAGAGTTTTCAAGACacaggactgggaagatggctgagTTGGTTCGGCGCCTGCTGTACAggctgaggacctgaatttggatccccagcacccacccacagAAATGCTGGTTGTGACTGAAtgcatctgaaaccctggtgctgGGGTCCCTGGTGTCTGCTAGCCAAATGCTGAacctgggttcagtgagaggccaTGTCTCCAAAGACCAAGGTAGGAATGACTGAGGAAGAGAGCTAAAGCTGATCTCTGTcatctacatacatgcacacatgcacacacacacatgcacctgggtgtacacacacacacatacacacatacatgcacccaaagtgtatacacacacacacacacacacatgcacccaagtatacatacacacccatactcacacatgcacacacacatgcacccaggtgtatacacacacacatacacctgagtgtacaacacacatatacacacacacatgcacccaagtgtatatacacacat is part of the Rattus norvegicus strain BN/NHsdMcwi chromosome 4, GRCr8, whole genome shotgun sequence genome and encodes:
- the Gpd1l3 gene encoding similar to Gpd1l protein isoform 1 (isoform 1 is encoded by transcript variant 1) is translated as MTHYTRVVNVFFKQVGRQAGQGTSRLDQIDGGQQLAEKAPSPQQDIGLKVLPGPLKVSIVGSGNWASAVSKIIGNNVKTTKKFASPVKMWVFEEIVNGRKLTDIINTDHENVKYLPGYRLPENVIATPSLSQAVQDADLLVFAFPHQFIRKICDELAEVVPRKARGLTLIKGIDEGPESLKLISDIIREKVNIDVSVLMGANLANEVAAEQFCETTIGSKVLQNGLLFKELFQTPNFRVTVVEDPDTVELCGALKNIVAMGSGFCDSFCCGNSTKAAVIRLGLMEMISFVRTFSKGQVSIATFLESCGVADLISTCYGGRNRKVAEAFARTGKSLEELEKEMLKGQKLQGPHTSAQVYRILKQKGLLDKFPLFTVVYQICYEGRAVTELIPCLQNHPEHRRRELGTSPALPHPSQGHTDTRT
- the Gpd1l3 gene encoding similar to Gpd1l protein isoform X1; its protein translation is MWVFEEIVNGRKLTDIINTDHENVKYLPGYRLPENVIATPSLSQAVQDADLLVFAFPHQFIRKICDELAEVVPRKARGLTLIKGIDEGPESLKLISDIIREKVNIDVSVLMGANLANEVAAEQFCETTIGSKVLQNGLLFKELFQTPNFRVTVVEDPDTVELCGALKNIVAMGSGFCDSFCCGNSTKAAVIRLGLMEMISFVRTFSKGQVSIATFLESCGVADLISTCYGGRNRKVAEAFARTGKSLEELEKEMLKGQKLQGPHTSAQVYRILKQKGLLDKFPLFTVVYQICYEGRAVTELIPCLQNHPEHRRRELGTSPALPHPSQGHTDTRT